A stretch of DNA from Sander lucioperca isolate FBNREF2018 chromosome 8, SLUC_FBN_1.2, whole genome shotgun sequence:
TGCTTCTTTATTTATTGAATGCTTAACAATTTTAGTACATTCTGCAAATAGGCAGCTCCCCTCAGCTTTACCAAGCTTTGAAATACCTTTTAAGCTTGTTGTTTAGCTCTCCGACCCGCAACTTTACAGTTATGGTTCACTCTCAtggcatctgttttttttttttttagctaaatAGCTCTAAAAagcccactgtacactacctgctcagcaccaaacggTAGACATACACAGtgagcaactagctggtgaacatagtggagcatttagagcagctaaagagccagatgttTCCTTCAGGAGTTGATAGAGACCTAAATCGAAGCTAAAAGAGAGTTAATGGTGGACTTTGCCAGTtagccagaaacacaactccaaatgaatgataatgtttttCCGTAactgtaaataagcaactgtttgcttacaagttcaccatatcaacttaaaagatgatatgtcagtgttgttttGACAACTTGCTTAAGGCGGCCAAAATAAATAGTTATAACAGGTGTAAGCTCATGATTATGTTGGCCTAGCCTTTACAACATGTGTTCATTTGTACAGGATCTGTCCTGGCCAGGCCTTCAggctggtccattgttccagcGTCCCCGGGCTAACGTACTGGTGGTGGTGAGAGGAGTTGATAGCCTGGCCCTGCCTCAGAGTGTGGCCTCCTACCCCTTGGAGAATGTGAGTTAGACTGCACTGTGGCATTATGATGTTTTGTACATCAAATAGAATATATTACTGAAGTATGCAATGTAATTTGGCTTAGTTAGTCATTGGATCTTGTTCTTCCTTGCAGCCGGTACCCTTCAACTTGGATAGTGTTGCAGAGACAGTACACTCTCTGTTTGCTGAGGACACCCCTGTAGTGCTGCAGCTGGCCCCCAGTGAAGAGGTAATGCAAATATACTGAGACTGAACAGGGCATACTCACCATCTGCGACATCACTCTTAAGAGGCTCATCtggttgtttaaaaaaagaaaatctgtttgTTGTCTCTCTCAGAGGTTGTATATGCTCGGCAAGGCCAATGCTGTGTTTGAGGACCTACCAGTCACCTTGCAGCAGATCCGTGCCCGTCTGTCCCAGGATGGCTCTGTGCTGGCTTCCCTGCCGCTCAACTCCCTCAGCAGAAATGCAGAGGTCAGTTTCAAACAGCAACATCGTACCCACACAAGGCTGTACTGACTTTTTAGACACAACTGCCATGTACTTTTCAAAGACAAACTACCACTCTACCTGCTACATAGGGTGTTAAAATGCATTTTCTCATGCAGTTAGCACACAGTATTCACCATATGTTGCTAGTATACTTAATCAAATATATTGCACCATCATACCTAGGATTCCTGGGAGTTGTGGAAATAAAGTGACCAGATTTACCTGATTGTTTTAGTCAACCTGAGTCCTTGAAATGTATCAAGTAGCCCACTGGAAGTCTGTTTTACCTTTCTTACCTCTTTACTGTTTCTGCTTTCTAGGCTGATTTGCTCTTCCTGTCTGAGGTCCAAGTGCTGCATGATATCACAGCTCTGGTAAGTCGTCAGGGTTTGCTGAAATCaggctgaaaatgaaaaaaagttcaTGCATTGTGGCTGCAGTGTCTTTGTCTTCTTCCCTTCTTGTAgctgcagagacacagacatttGGCGAAGGACCACTCCCCTGACCTGTACTCCTTGGAGTTGTCTGGTCTggaggagctcagcaggctctATGGCCAAGACTCTCCCCAGTACCGTGATGCCACTGCCATTCTCGCCTCTGTTCTGCAAAAAGTAAGGAGAAGGTCTTTCTAGGCCTTATTTACAGAATcttatcagttttttttatttaacttctgtatataataatacttgtctttttttattgtagTTTGGAGAGGATGTGTATGGTCTCTATGGCAACAGCGCTGTGGTGGAGGTTGTTACAGTTAAGACCTTTGAGGCTCCTTTGACCAGGAAGTCCCGTTCGATCCTGGAATCCAAACAGATTGTAAGCCACTTAACTGTTTGCTGAACTTCATTAAATGACATTAGATAAAAACTACAATCATTCAGGTGTTAgttatgatttgtttttgtttttttaaagattatttttttgggtttttccctttattcgatAGTGACAGTGTATAGAcgggaaagggagagagaaagagaggggttgacacgcagcaaagggccgcaggtctgaTTCTAACCccgggccgctgccaaggactcagcctacatggggcgcacgctcttactgggtgagctagaggctgccCCTTAGTTATGATTTGTAACGCATTATAAATAAGTTAGCTGAATATTAGAAGCAACTCTTAAGGTCCTTGCACACTGAGTCCGAAATTTTCggatgttaaaaaataaatacagcctCACGTTGTGGCAATCATGTTTACACACTGCCTCCAAAAATTTCATccgtcatttaaaaaaaagtgttttgacAGGGAGAAGATGACCCTATCCAGAAATGCACCACAGAAAGACCAACCAACACCTCTCTACAACAGATTCAACataaactgaacattataaccttaAGACTAGGTTTATTTCAGGACTGTTGTATTACAGTGTAATACAACAGTGTACCTAAtgaactggcaactgagtggaTGTTTGGCTTATGTGGATATCGTGCCATATGTGTGCttgctttctttttctcctgCCTCTGTATGTAATTGGAAGTAGAGTCTTGTAAGATGAGGGCTGGGCGTCCCTTTGGTGTATAACGCTTTAGTAAAATGAATTCCCTCAGCAGACATGTCATAGCAGTAAAAGCACAGGTGAGCTAGTTTCACGGCCCTGGTATAGTatatgctggctcactgtcatgcCTTACAAGGACACTTGAAGGAACTGAGCCATTGTTAAACTTGTTGACTTGTACTTTTCCTActttgacaagtcaaaatgtctgctgcaaAAGGAGTCTATTGCACAACTGTAGTCTCCTACTCTGAGAAGCATAATTTAAACTACAATATGGCCTGATCAAGTACAATCCGTGTCTTGAGTTGTGGTGGTGTTATCAACGGGTGAAATCTGACACTGAACCAAAAATCAAAACCCAAGTCGTTTATATTTACGGTAGGACTGCCGTTAACCCCTTGTGGGAAGTATAGTCCCAGTTTCAATCCATGCTTCTTGGTTTTTATGACTTAGGTCTGGAACCAAAGAATGCTTTGATCAGCCACTCTAGTTAAAAGGGGTAAGGGGAACAGGGGTGAGTTGGTGGGGGGTGAGTCCTAATAGTTTTGTGAATGGATCTTATTAGATGTTGCCCTCCTTGACATTTATTAACCTATGCATCTACCTTTCTGGATTTTTCATTTTGCAGAGTAACCCTGGCAGCCCTTACAACCTGGCCTACAAGTACAACTTCCACTATGCTGTGGTCTTCAACATTGTGCTGTGGCTGATGATCGCTCTGGCCCTTGCCGTCATTGTCGTCGGTTACAACCTGTGGAACATGGACCCAGGATATGACAGCATCATCTACAGGATGACTAACCAGAAGATCAGGATGGACTAAGTCCTGACTATCAACACTCCAGCTGTCCTCTTAGATCCCTCTAgtgaatgtttgtgttttgtgtgaggTGTTGTTTAGTGAAAAAAGCTTGATGGGAGGAAGGGCGTAATACTGAGTCACCTCTTGTTTACAATGCTGGCAGGATAACGgacaaaaaacatcaacattacAGTAGTAGTTCTTAAACTTTCCTACGTAAATATATCTTCCACTGAAAAGAATTCTGACTCCCTTCAACCTCAGCTTACATCATTCCTTACAACGTTAATTTCTCACTAACTTAAGTTTCATTTGTTTCCCCTGGTGATTGCAACTATataactgtattttttattgtaaagaGCTATTGTAATAATATGAAAGAAGGAGTCTGGTTCCTGTGTGAAATTGTTGTGCTTGTCTTGCTGTGTGAAACCATTTTAAGTTAAGTGaaatctgtgtgtatatattgaaATGCAACCGTGTAAGAGACGGCTGTACTGTAATTGTGAAAAAGATTTGTGCAGTGTTTATTCCAGGTAGGTTTCACCCTGCTTTCTATTCCAAATGGTAAATACATATTGGATTACATGAATATGTGATCATTCTGTTGGGTTGTTAGGAATGGACAAGGATAAATGAAGCTCTGTAAATTGCAATAAAATGCCTGACAATAAATGATCACACGGAGCACTCTGAATTGTGCTCACTTAAAGTAGCAGtgtttcatttcattatttggAGCATCAGCTTGGTTTTGGAAAAAATCCTATTTGTACTCTTTCAAAATaacttttaacctttttttcacAACCTTTGTTTTTGCTTGTAAACCTTTACAAGTGTAGTTAGATGTCATGTTTTAGAAGCAGTTCCACCCAAGAGACATTTGCCCTCCAAACTCAAATGCTTTGATGTAAAATTAGTTAATGTTtcacaaaaaaactgttttttcaCCCATTACCCATCATCTCCTGACCCCTCAGATTAATCTTGTGATTAATGCAGGGGCCTGCCCCCTagattgggaaccactgccGTAAACTACAAAACTGTATATAGGTAGTAGTTAAAACTAGCTCTTCCTCaaccagctacaacagtaaaatacattattctgcaaacaaagtgttttttttatactttgagTACATTATgttaatacttctgtacttttacttaagtaggatttttaatgcaggacttttacttgtaatggagtcatttttaaattgtggtctgagtacttcttccactgctgcACTTACATtccccctttttcttttttacaataattcagaaaacaaaaagtTATAAAATGTATAAGACACTGATCTGACGATGGTATA
This window harbors:
- the atp6ap2 gene encoding renin receptor, which produces MSLTSWRRMEAVFSAAFSLCFLVTTGVHGDSLTVLQSPEFVSFQKGDWPVSGEKIPDLVALTMGFSVQEDLSWPGLQAGPLFQRPRANVLVVVRGVDSLALPQSVASYPLENPVPFNLDSVAETVHSLFAEDTPVVLQLAPSEERLYMLGKANAVFEDLPVTLQQIRARLSQDGSVLASLPLNSLSRNAEADLLFLSEVQVLHDITALLQRHRHLAKDHSPDLYSLELSGLEELSRLYGQDSPQYRDATAILASVLQKFGEDVYGLYGNSAVVEVVTVKTFEAPLTRKSRSILESKQISNPGSPYNLAYKYNFHYAVVFNIVLWLMIALALAVIVVGYNLWNMDPGYDSIIYRMTNQKIRMD